The following are encoded in a window of Kitasatospora fiedleri genomic DNA:
- a CDS encoding GNAT family N-acetyltransferase: protein MLFVDDLVTDPALRSGGVGSWLLAELARRAALAGCARVELDSGVVNQGAHRFYHARRMSVVAFHFSLDVSPGHR from the coding sequence GTGCTGTTCGTCGACGACCTGGTGACCGATCCGGCGCTGCGCTCGGGCGGCGTCGGGTCCTGGCTGCTGGCCGAGTTGGCGCGGCGGGCGGCCCTGGCGGGCTGCGCGCGGGTGGAGCTGGACTCCGGGGTGGTCAACCAGGGCGCGCACCGCTTCTACCACGCGCGGCGGATGTCGGTGGTGGCGTTCCACTTCTCGCTGGACGTGTCGCCCGGCCACCGCTGA
- a CDS encoding YciI family protein, with protein MAKYMLIMRATDETLAKMMETPFEEMLATVGRFNEELIRAGVLVAAEGLDDASQGAVVDFDGEVPVVTDGPYGETKELFGGFYLIDVASKEEAVEWAKRLPAMPGAKCEVRRVPGIEEFPQDNEWIVKERAWRERTGQL; from the coding sequence ATGGCGAAGTACATGCTGATCATGCGGGCGACGGACGAGACGCTCGCGAAGATGATGGAGACGCCCTTCGAGGAGATGCTCGCAACGGTGGGGCGGTTCAACGAGGAGCTGATCCGGGCGGGCGTGCTGGTCGCCGCCGAGGGCCTGGACGACGCGTCGCAGGGCGCGGTGGTCGACTTCGACGGCGAGGTGCCGGTGGTCACGGACGGGCCGTACGGGGAGACGAAGGAGCTGTTCGGCGGGTTCTACCTGATCGACGTCGCGTCGAAGGAGGAGGCCGTGGAGTGGGCGAAGCGGCTGCCGGCGATGCCGGGGGCGAAGTGCGAGGTGCGGCGGGTGCCGGGCATCGAGGAGTTCCCGCAGGACAACGAGTGGATCGTCAAGGAGCGGGCGTGGCGCGAGCGGACCGGTCAGCTCTGA
- a CDS encoding DUF6188 family protein, producing MGKSLGSELDGRAVRALGGGSRLLLRLDGELLLTVENDFRLRHGAEVEHFYPALGLTTSGALGRLADAVITATTVTPAGGLELAFDTGQVLAVAPDPAPGGPVHPWQLSSPAGLLCTGGPDGSFGP from the coding sequence GTGGGGAAGTCGCTCGGGTCCGAGCTGGACGGCCGCGCGGTGCGGGCGCTCGGCGGCGGCAGTCGGCTGCTGCTGCGCCTGGACGGCGAGCTGCTGCTGACGGTCGAGAACGACTTCCGGCTGCGGCACGGCGCGGAGGTCGAGCACTTCTACCCCGCGCTGGGCCTGACCACCTCCGGCGCGCTCGGGCGGCTCGCGGACGCCGTCATCACCGCGACGACCGTCACCCCGGCCGGGGGCCTGGAGCTCGCCTTCGACACCGGCCAGGTCCTCGCCGTCGCCCCCGACCCGGCCCCCGGCGGGCCGGTCCACCCCTGGCAGCTCTCCTCCCCCGCCGGGCTGCTGTGCACCGGCGGCCCGGACGGCTCGTTCGGCCCGTGA
- a CDS encoding GNAT family N-acetyltransferase: protein MLVSPHWRGHGLARAVVAAALDAARADGLELAMLFCLPDRAPLYARLGWTPLPGPVTADQPDGPAPVALGAMWTALVPGAAWPAAGRSDCTRCRSDAGSAHCPCGEVSWRRPAGSPDGVSAGNRCRAVARGVRRATARVEGS, encoded by the coding sequence GTGCTGGTCTCGCCGCACTGGCGCGGCCACGGCCTGGCCCGGGCCGTCGTCGCCGCCGCGCTGGACGCGGCCCGGGCCGACGGCCTGGAACTCGCGATGCTGTTCTGCCTGCCCGACCGGGCCCCGCTGTACGCCCGCCTCGGCTGGACGCCGCTGCCCGGCCCGGTGACGGCCGATCAGCCGGACGGCCCGGCGCCCGTCGCGCTCGGCGCGATGTGGACCGCGCTCGTCCCGGGCGCGGCCTGGCCGGCGGCGGGGCGGTCCGACTGCACTCGCTGCCGTTCTGACGCCGGGTCAGCCCACTGCCCTTGCGGGGAGGTGAGTTGGCGCCGCCCGGCGGGTTCGCCTGACGGGGTGTCGGCAGGCAACCGTTGCAGGGCTGTTGCACGAGGTGTGAGGCGGGCCACAGCCCGGGTGGAAGGTTCGTGA
- a CDS encoding sigma factor encodes MARADRSALMPATDDGPPVTEAARRAVAAVWRIESARVVGALARWTGDFALAEDVAQEALAEALVRWSRDGAPAEPVGWLLTTARRRAVDAFRRRSALDSRYALLAGPLAEGEAHAGAAPGGGRPTTCRGTRTGSTTTCWRWCSPPATRCSRPRPGWR; translated from the coding sequence GTGGCGCGAGCGGACCGGTCAGCTCTGATGCCGGCCACCGACGACGGCCCGCCGGTCACCGAGGCGGCGCGGCGGGCCGTCGCGGCGGTCTGGCGGATCGAGTCCGCCCGGGTGGTCGGCGCGCTGGCCCGCTGGACCGGGGACTTCGCGCTGGCCGAGGACGTCGCGCAGGAGGCGCTGGCGGAGGCGCTGGTCCGCTGGTCGCGCGACGGCGCGCCCGCCGAGCCGGTGGGCTGGCTGCTGACCACCGCCCGGCGGCGGGCGGTGGACGCCTTCCGCCGCCGCTCGGCGCTGGACAGCCGGTACGCGCTGCTGGCGGGCCCGCTCGCCGAGGGCGAGGCGCACGCGGGCGCGGCGCCCGGCGGCGGGCGGCCGACGACCTGCCGTGGGACCCGGACCGGATCGACGACGACGTGCTGGCGCTGGTGTTCACCGCCTGCCACCCGGTGCTCTCGCCCGAGGCCCGGGTGGCGCTGA
- a CDS encoding sigma factor-like helix-turn-helix DNA-binding protein: MLSPEARVALTLRVVSGLSSEEIARAFLVPVPTVQARITRAKKTIAAARVPFELPPAEERRARLARC; the protein is encoded by the coding sequence GTGCTCTCGCCCGAGGCCCGGGTGGCGCTGACGCTGCGCGTGGTGAGCGGCCTGTCCAGCGAGGAGATCGCCCGGGCGTTCCTGGTGCCGGTGCCCACCGTGCAGGCCCGGATCACCCGGGCGAAGAAGACGATCGCGGCGGCCCGCGTCCCGTTCGAGCTGCCGCCCGCCGAGGAGCGGCGGGCCCGGCTGGCGCGGTGCTGA